A part of Vicia villosa cultivar HV-30 ecotype Madison, WI unplaced genomic scaffold, Vvil1.0 ctg.003339F_1_1, whole genome shotgun sequence genomic DNA contains:
- the LOC131640857 gene encoding probable histone H2B.3 produces MAPAKAEKKPAEKKPAEKSPAEKKPKAEKKISKEGGSDKKKKRVKKSVETYKIYIFKVLKQVHPDIGISSKAMGIMNSFINDIFEKLAQEASRLARYNKKPTITSREIQTAVRLVLPGELAKHAVSEGTKAVTKFTSS; encoded by the coding sequence ATGGCTCCCGCAAAGGCAGAGAAGAAGCCCGCCGAGAAGAAACCCGCAGAGAAGTCACCTGCCGAGAAAAAGCCAAAGGCCGAGAAGAAGATCTCGAAGGAAGGAGGAAGCGACAAGAAGAAGAAGCGCGTGAAGAAGAGCGTAGAAACCTACAAGATTTACATCTTCAAGGTTCTGAAACAGGTTCATCCTGATATCGGTATCTCAAGCAAAGCTATGGGGATCATGAACAGTTTCATCAATGATATCTTTGAGAAACTCGCTCAGGAAGCTTCCAGATTGGCGCGTTACAACAAGAAGCCTACTATTACTTCTCGGGAGATTCAGACGGCGGTGCGTTTGGTTCTTCCGGGTGAATTGGCTAAACACGCTGTTTCTGAAGGAACCAAGGCCGTTACCAAATTTACCAGTTCTTAG